The following coding sequences are from one uncultured Desulfobacter sp. window:
- a CDS encoding RHS repeat-associated core domain-containing protein — translation MIASTQVYADNLTESLEIQFPADSELVKTAQSFSTPVEVFEYVTSNIDFALYQGTRSGSINAFLGKRGNDVDTAAVLIAMYRSLGIPSRYVVGTIQADAEDVANLMGVANVQLAKSVLRNAGIQHVVIAEDESTISLEHVWVEVLLPYGNYRGAGSIADAADADPNNCAWVSVSPSFKQYEWISNNINLHDNVPFDFDAYYHAIKNDDSKYINKNPADIFDELALDYLKENHPGTSLEDVIERKGIIPVELGIIPASLPFQIIGDVRRYDSMAEHDAAVPDVESKVWAKKLTVDVGLPYDMFYSIPPCTESLGSFEVNIVELATKRLTSSTAINAEDNSIQQIWRLDNEPIPGMTFRFNDIFGNLLDLGVDTTFVRSCVKDGVTVGELRASDIFTAQTPIKISLTLDGAPDPDGADNDRVNTKTTYGIAGGYYLLATGGETSNWSQVHRAASKLLDANDQYPIVFNSGETGCDMKTGMNCTPYIDENGNGYDATDTRLIDNKVAQDDLTGGLLDVAAQQYFVQMREKTQRMNALNKTRHFIDSYLGFISAVDEVEYIDGTAFSVLPGGLLIDAAGIDLGEWRYDQPEAFSNKMFELNTHIGSSLEHETWQQLTGYDAVSTVRGLQIAAKKGAALLNPKKNLTEDNLADFYQHFGFANHVPSEFTPVNFELFGDLPSTWTHENEYAQFEYFRPDISISTPSHQLNYGTYTYRSNGGLYGWTSCVNSYEDFFLDSANHLTSWPSPGLTFCDGSNLGTSIVATLVLMEIEEKWHGREWYMDPNIIDSKIGKSLFDFFDRAQGFVESENLYRIPPIDLGAVSLWRIMSIRNNIALRDLNQSWMEYVLPDRLVTGDTFRFYVHISRLYDTQTNALGAMSMSIANESLALPAGGGYVDGSLVLNPSRVISADSVLPSFNNEVFNSENLVSQTNNDLVKTPSTSDPVSTVTGNMYHDETDFTIKGRGLDYVLTRSYNSSPARSDKKGAFGYGWAHSYGMTLTSNDYGDCPSCDSSQSPENDNGITSSITYTDERGGEHTYLVDEADFSITNPPGEFDALQLDTPSDGQYTLKFRNGVKYIFIGPNDLETIPGGTARLHKIIDPYGNELSFIYTNDNLTSIKDNLGLATRTGITLTYNADNCVETVTDWTGRTWVYSYTDENLTQVTNPESAITYTYHPDSHLLNEIILPEDRNGEKATVAFSYYQNNKTFNYTNILGETEFLDYDLYSQRTRVTDPRGFVRMHHYDTENGALLKLKEPDGAILRFKNNENGLRYKKIDGLGYETAYSYVADPLTNEPDLSGPASNTWGNVTLERDAAGNNTEYEYDYNLYDQLTRVKDKKGNERIYTYYSTTNTGTGAVKGKLEKAEAIIDGRTVTLESRTYYADGNLKQKTEYIDQNDPDKNRVTDYIYQDNGLNLQSMTVTGWPEGESYTVSYTWDDLGRKRTETLARKTSPTDPTLIDLSTTYDYDSLGRVTETTDSLGNIRETVYDANGKVYQETVHYKLNETEYDTRTYVTNTYDAADRLIKTTDLDGKETHYEYDKSGNLIEVTDANGHTTRYEYDAMNRQTAIIDANGNRTETVYDLAGRVVQSINANGNITAFEYDALGRKTKDITPLGFETHYEYDNNGNLTHLTDANALAGLQPKNSYNATIYNEYDEFNRLEKTVDARDGETRYTYDLLGNMTGVTDAEGRTTTFVYDGLGRLRQVIDPIHETPEDKTTSFTYDEAGNRLSQTDRTGRVTEYTYDELNRIKTVDLTDDDITIRYDYNSYGDPSFSSVDNFVHTNQYDILMRSFDDLHRPTARNDFRFGVGAKNMSWDYDAVGNIRTKTGYEGDITEYQYDSANRLVAMRNQNYLQASYHYDPAGRLLDRILSNQAKTSYKYDDDNRLTQLKNTSAGDKYSHTVTYTHDNIGNILTATDASGTITYTYDALYRLTGADYPGTADDRTYTYDGVGNRLTLTTAEGTLYYLYNNAGNRLDEVRQDSETGPLVYSFVYDDNGNCIEKRDGSGRLQMSFDYDQRNRMTAVQYGENAEPLSSSYYNADGYRTAKDLADGDPRRYYLEGESIEMVYTNGQSTQFNPKSSYLRGVVVDEIVNGYDYDAQGDKTNFTFHHDHLQSVTGLTGHNGDEIETVMYAPFGEIINTAGTGSNDLGYTGRELDPETGMYYYRARYYDPKIGRFLGEDPLGFEAGVNFYTYVLNNPINFNDPEGKILAGGFGIAGGILLAKGIALGVSYLGIQSATHFAEHLTPAQLPEDPVTLGNRVWSVALEANRVQMQVAMELSPLDRAYDILGVVWGKELMGTYIDGGNFVIPDSGSFERSITGLLVSQEMKYSSLGDYYNSNAIKGIGTFFDIVEAGLSIKGAIDNTNITRAWEGFNLNSSNASGGFVLYPNKPNTNMMRSVYSK, via the coding sequence GTGATTGCAAGCACGCAGGTTTATGCAGACAACCTGACTGAATCACTTGAGATCCAATTCCCCGCAGACAGTGAATTGGTAAAAACGGCTCAAAGTTTTTCAACCCCTGTAGAAGTCTTTGAATACGTAACGTCAAATATTGATTTTGCACTATATCAGGGGACTCGCTCCGGTTCTATCAATGCATTTCTTGGGAAAAGGGGTAATGATGTGGATACGGCAGCGGTATTGATTGCCATGTACCGTTCTCTTGGTATCCCCTCCCGTTATGTTGTCGGCACAATTCAGGCAGATGCTGAGGATGTGGCAAACTTGATGGGCGTGGCAAACGTCCAGCTTGCAAAATCCGTTTTGCGTAATGCCGGTATTCAACATGTAGTCATTGCAGAAGATGAGTCGACCATATCACTTGAACATGTATGGGTGGAGGTATTGCTGCCGTATGGAAATTATCGAGGGGCCGGATCTATAGCAGATGCCGCTGATGCTGATCCCAACAATTGTGCCTGGGTTTCTGTTTCTCCGTCATTTAAGCAGTATGAATGGATAAGTAATAACATTAATCTGCATGACAATGTGCCTTTCGATTTTGATGCCTATTACCATGCGATTAAGAACGATGACTCAAAATATATAAACAAGAACCCTGCTGATATTTTTGACGAACTGGCTTTGGATTACCTTAAAGAAAATCATCCGGGCACATCTCTTGAAGATGTTATTGAACGAAAAGGTATCATTCCCGTAGAACTTGGCATAATTCCCGCTTCTCTACCGTTTCAAATTATCGGCGACGTGAGACGTTATGACTCCATGGCTGAACACGATGCTGCGGTACCTGATGTTGAATCAAAGGTTTGGGCCAAGAAACTAACGGTTGATGTGGGCTTGCCATATGATATGTTTTATTCGATTCCACCGTGTACAGAATCACTCGGTTCATTTGAAGTCAATATTGTCGAACTCGCTACAAAACGCCTTACATCCAGCACTGCTATCAATGCTGAAGACAATTCAATTCAACAGATATGGCGACTGGACAACGAACCCATCCCCGGCATGACATTTCGCTTTAATGATATTTTTGGAAATTTGTTAGACCTCGGTGTGGATACCACTTTTGTTCGGTCATGCGTTAAAGACGGGGTCACGGTTGGTGAACTTAGGGCTTCAGATATTTTTACAGCCCAGACGCCTATAAAAATATCTCTGACACTCGACGGTGCTCCGGACCCTGACGGCGCTGATAATGATAGAGTCAATACAAAAACCACTTATGGCATTGCGGGTGGGTATTATTTGTTGGCAACGGGCGGAGAAACTTCAAACTGGAGCCAAGTGCACCGTGCAGCTTCAAAGTTGTTGGATGCAAATGATCAATATCCGATTGTTTTCAACTCAGGAGAAACCGGCTGTGATATGAAAACAGGGATGAATTGCACCCCTTATATAGATGAGAACGGGAACGGATATGATGCTACCGATACGCGTCTCATTGATAATAAGGTTGCTCAGGATGATTTGACAGGTGGTCTCCTTGATGTTGCTGCACAGCAATATTTTGTTCAGATGCGGGAAAAAACCCAACGGATGAATGCGCTTAATAAAACCCGGCATTTTATCGACAGTTACCTGGGATTCATAAGTGCTGTTGACGAAGTAGAGTATATTGATGGAACAGCTTTTTCCGTATTGCCGGGAGGACTTTTGATCGATGCTGCCGGCATCGATCTTGGAGAATGGCGATATGATCAACCCGAGGCATTTTCAAATAAAATGTTTGAGCTCAACACTCATATAGGTTCGTCATTAGAGCATGAGACCTGGCAGCAGTTAACCGGATACGATGCCGTATCAACGGTCCGCGGTCTTCAGATTGCCGCAAAAAAGGGGGCGGCTTTATTAAACCCGAAGAAAAATTTAACCGAGGATAATCTGGCTGACTTTTATCAGCATTTCGGATTTGCAAACCATGTCCCAAGCGAATTTACGCCTGTAAATTTTGAATTATTCGGAGACTTGCCATCAACCTGGACACATGAGAATGAATACGCCCAGTTCGAATATTTTCGGCCTGATATTTCAATCTCAACCCCATCTCATCAGTTGAATTATGGAACTTACACTTATCGTTCAAATGGTGGGTTATACGGGTGGACATCTTGCGTAAATAGTTATGAAGATTTTTTTCTTGACTCAGCAAACCACTTAACCTCTTGGCCATCTCCAGGGCTTACCTTCTGTGACGGTTCAAATTTAGGTACAAGTATCGTTGCAACCCTTGTTTTAATGGAAATTGAAGAAAAGTGGCACGGGCGAGAGTGGTATATGGACCCGAATATAATTGATTCAAAAATTGGAAAAAGTCTGTTTGATTTTTTTGATCGCGCCCAAGGATTTGTCGAGTCTGAGAATCTGTATCGAATACCCCCGATCGACTTGGGTGCAGTGTCGCTATGGCGCATTATGAGTATCAGAAACAATATTGCTTTGCGGGATCTCAATCAAAGCTGGATGGAATATGTTCTACCGGATCGGCTTGTAACGGGCGATACTTTTCGTTTTTACGTTCACATAAGCCGTTTGTATGACACACAGACAAACGCCCTGGGCGCAATGAGCATGTCCATTGCCAATGAGAGTTTAGCCCTTCCGGCCGGAGGTGGATATGTTGACGGATCATTAGTGTTGAATCCATCAAGGGTAATATCGGCAGATAGTGTTTTGCCTTCCTTTAACAACGAGGTCTTTAACAGCGAAAACCTGGTGAGCCAGACCAATAACGATCTTGTTAAGACTCCATCAACCAGCGACCCAGTCTCAACCGTCACCGGGAACATGTACCATGACGAAACCGACTTCACCATTAAAGGACGGGGCCTCGATTATGTCTTGACCAGGAGCTATAATTCCAGCCCGGCACGCTCCGATAAAAAAGGGGCTTTCGGATACGGATGGGCACACTCCTACGGCATGACCTTGACATCCAACGACTACGGAGATTGCCCCAGTTGCGACAGCTCCCAGAGCCCGGAAAACGATAACGGCATTACATCATCCATTACCTACACAGATGAGCGCGGCGGTGAGCATACATACCTGGTAGACGAAGCTGATTTCAGCATTACCAATCCCCCTGGTGAATTTGATGCGTTGCAGTTAGACACTCCGTCTGATGGCCAGTACACATTAAAATTCAGAAACGGGGTTAAGTATATATTCATCGGCCCGAATGATCTAGAGACTATACCAGGCGGTACAGCCAGGCTTCATAAAATCATTGATCCCTACGGCAACGAGCTGTCGTTTATCTACACCAACGATAACCTCACTTCGATTAAAGACAACCTGGGACTTGCCACCCGGACCGGCATTACTCTGACTTATAATGCTGATAATTGCGTAGAGACCGTTACGGACTGGACAGGCCGAACCTGGGTCTACAGCTACACCGACGAAAACCTTACCCAGGTTACCAATCCGGAAAGCGCCATCACCTATACATACCATCCGGACAGCCATCTTTTAAATGAAATTATCCTTCCTGAGGACCGCAATGGTGAAAAAGCAACCGTGGCTTTTTCCTATTATCAGAATAACAAAACATTTAATTATACCAATATCCTGGGTGAAACCGAATTTTTGGACTATGACCTATACAGCCAGCGTACCCGGGTAACTGACCCCCGGGGTTTTGTGCGGATGCACCACTATGATACTGAGAACGGTGCCCTTCTCAAACTTAAAGAGCCTGACGGTGCCATTTTAAGATTTAAAAACAATGAAAACGGTCTGCGTTACAAAAAAATCGACGGCCTTGGCTATGAAACGGCCTATTCCTATGTTGCTGATCCCCTCACCAATGAACCGGATCTTTCAGGGCCCGCCAGCAACACCTGGGGCAATGTCACCCTGGAGCGTGATGCCGCAGGCAACAACACGGAATATGAATATGATTATAACCTGTACGACCAGCTCACCCGGGTCAAGGATAAAAAAGGCAATGAGAGAATCTATACCTATTACAGCACAACAAATACCGGGACAGGCGCTGTCAAAGGCAAACTTGAAAAAGCCGAAGCAATAATCGACGGCCGGACCGTCACCTTGGAGAGCCGCACCTATTACGCAGACGGCAATCTCAAACAAAAAACCGAATACATCGATCAAAATGATCCGGATAAAAACCGGGTCACGGATTACATATACCAGGACAACGGGCTGAATCTCCAAAGCATGACCGTTACGGGATGGCCTGAAGGGGAATCCTACACAGTCTCCTACACCTGGGACGATCTGGGCCGCAAAAGAACCGAAACCCTTGCCCGCAAGACATCACCAACGGACCCAACCCTGATAGACCTTTCCACAACCTACGATTATGACAGCCTGGGCCGGGTCACCGAAACAACAGACTCTCTGGGCAATATCCGGGAAACCGTCTATGATGCCAACGGCAAGGTGTACCAGGAAACAGTCCATTACAAGCTCAATGAAACGGAGTATGACACCCGGACTTATGTCACCAACACCTATGATGCGGCAGACCGCCTGATCAAGACAACCGACCTGGACGGCAAAGAGACCCATTACGAATATGATAAATCCGGCAACCTCATTGAAGTCACCGACGCCAACGGCCATACCACCCGGTACGAATACGATGCCATGAACCGGCAGACCGCAATCATCGACGCCAACGGTAACCGGACCGAAACGGTCTATGACCTGGCGGGCCGGGTGGTACAATCCATTAATGCCAACGGGAACATAACCGCCTTTGAATATGATGCATTGGGACGCAAAACCAAAGACATCACACCACTGGGATTTGAAACCCATTATGAATACGACAACAACGGCAACCTCACCCACCTGACCGATGCCAATGCCCTGGCAGGGCTTCAGCCCAAAAACAGCTACAACGCCACAATATATAACGAATATGACGAATTCAACCGGCTGGAAAAGACCGTGGATGCCCGCGACGGTGAAACCCGTTATACCTACGATCTTCTGGGTAACATGACCGGCGTCACCGATGCCGAAGGCCGCACCACCACCTTTGTCTATGATGGTCTGGGACGGTTGCGGCAGGTGATTGACCCCATTCATGAAACCCCGGAAGACAAGACCACCAGCTTTACCTATGACGAGGCCGGCAACAGGCTCTCCCAAACCGACCGCACCGGCCGGGTGACCGAATATACCTATGATGAATTGAACCGGATCAAGACTGTTGATCTGACCGATGACGACATTACCATCCGGTATGATTATAATTCCTACGGTGATCCGAGCTTTTCTTCGGTCGACAATTTTGTCCATACAAACCAGTATGATATTCTCATGCGCTCCTTTGACGATCTCCACCGGCCGACAGCCAGAAATGATTTCCGGTTCGGGGTGGGGGCAAAAAACATGTCTTGGGATTATGATGCCGTGGGCAACATCCGGACCAAAACCGGCTATGAAGGTGACATCACCGAATACCAGTACGATTCTGCCAACCGCCTGGTGGCCATGCGCAATCAAAACTACCTCCAGGCCTCCTACCACTATGACCCGGCCGGACGCCTGCTGGACCGCATCCTGTCCAACCAGGCCAAAACTTCTTATAAATATGATGACGACAACCGCCTCACCCAACTGAAAAATACCAGCGCCGGGGACAAGTACAGCCATACCGTCACTTACACCCATGACAACATCGGCAACATCCTGACGGCCACCGATGCGTCAGGGACCATCACCTATACTTACGACGCCCTTTACCGCCTGACCGGGGCCGACTATCCCGGCACGGCCGATGACAGAACCTACACCTACGACGGCGTGGGCAACCGGTTGACCCTGACAACGGCTGAAGGCACCCTGTACTATCTTTACAACAACGCCGGCAACCGGCTGGACGAGGTGCGCCAAGACAGTGAAACAGGCCCCCTTGTTTACAGCTTTGTCTATGACGACAACGGAAATTGTATTGAAAAACGCGACGGCAGCGGCCGGCTTCAGATGTCCTTTGATTACGACCAAAGAAACCGCATGACAGCGGTTCAGTACGGGGAAAATGCCGAGCCGCTGTCATCGTCTTATTACAATGCAGACGGCTACCGCACCGCCAAAGACCTTGCCGACGGAGATCCCCGCCGCTATTATCTTGAGGGCGAAAGCATTGAAATGGTATACACCAACGGCCAGTCCACTCAGTTTAACCCCAAGTCCAGCTACCTGCGCGGCGTGGTGGTGGACGAGATCGTCAACGGCTACGACTATGATGCCCAGGGGGATAAAACAAATTTCACCTTCCATCATGACCATCTCCAGTCGGTTACGGGGCTTACCGGGCACAACGGGGATGAAATCGAAACCGTTATGTACGCACCGTTCGGAGAGATAATCAACACCGCCGGCACCGGTTCGAACGATCTGGGCTACACCGGAAGGGAACTTGATCCTGAAACCGGGATGTATTATTACCGGGCACGGTATTATGATCCTAAGATCGGGAGGTTTTTGGGTGAAGATCCGCTGGGGTTTGAGGCTGGGGTTAATTTTTATACGTACGTCCTCAATAACCCCATCAACTTTAATGATCCTGAAGGAAAGATTTTAGCGGGTGGTTTTGGCATTGCCGGAGGAATCCTGTTAGCTAAGGGGATCGCATTGGGTGTTTCATATTTGGGAATTCAGTCAGCCACACATTTTGCGGAACATTTAACGCCTGCTCAGTTGCCTGAAGATCCCGTTACATTAGGAAATCGGGTTTGGTCCGTGGCTTTGGAGGCTAATCGAGTACAGATGCAAGTTGCTATGGAACTTAGCCCTCTTGATAGAGCTTATGACATCCTCGGTGTCGTTTGGGGTAAAGAGTTGATGGGCACATATATTGATGGAGGTAACTTTGTAATTCCTGATAGCGGTAGTTTCGAAAGATCTATTACTGGACTTTTAGTTTCGCAAGAGATGAAATATTCATCCCTTGGAGATTATTACAATTCAAATGCGATCAAAGGAATCGGTACTTTTTTTGATATTGTGGAGGCGGGTTTAAGCATAAAAGGTGCTATTGATAACACCAATATAACAAGAGCTTGGGAAGGATTTAATCTAAACTCAAGTAATGCTTCTGGAGGATTTGTGCTTTATCCGAATAAGCCTAACACAAATATGATGCGATCCGTTTATTCGAAATAA
- a CDS encoding prenyltransferase/squalene oxidase repeat-containing protein, whose product MRSVMYFMVIVFALLSSGVVAFGAYGNNINNAVQWLSDRQNADGSWGTVQTVKFIHTVEAVQALRAAGYRNDAYFSGITWLENHSADNNDFLSRKALALGSHGDDISVEILQLENFQDTDIPGRDAWGAGPAYISSALDTALVLNTVNALGSGADISAAVSYLKDSQLTGTEPGWPVGLETTSDPFSTAMVIKTLASFQDQDPSLETYITNGLTTLSSKVNTESPVYLQALAAHAALSCGDYTTAQSWIDSLEATQDADGSWSAGEYETALALRALAAADGIDSQERQTTVVIPDQALRTAINASLNRNAIDGIDRAELSRLTNLDAAGMGISDLTGLEWAVNLISADLRNNDITSISPLDGLAQLTDLQLDDNPIYVASNPVPAASHVTLMITALLLICLALLTHRKNLGMNKEMRNVKNLTQIVCNVLLLIFIPLFMVNAASANPESAIQSQKQGLTPGITQQVQFISKGILTSRLKEHKLREQELDTPKEIISKLDGSLLLLEKNLSVSTLQRTAIPPPKENAGKTTHKASPDLSSDSEESMTKESLNAICACQQDMSDHLAELEQQIGITGELKALSVKGKDKDRPLKLHSKSLYGVLSKIENELEKMKTEGATHEKIKALREKLTPYYFNIHTAKQPPDFQTITRHR is encoded by the coding sequence ATGCGCTCTGTAATGTATTTTATGGTTATAGTCTTTGCCCTACTGTCATCCGGTGTGGTTGCTTTCGGGGCCTATGGCAACAATATCAACAATGCAGTTCAATGGCTTTCAGACCGGCAAAATGCAGACGGCAGTTGGGGTACTGTCCAAACGGTTAAATTCATTCACACAGTGGAGGCAGTACAAGCATTGCGTGCTGCCGGTTATCGCAACGATGCTTATTTTAGTGGTATTACATGGTTGGAAAATCATTCAGCCGATAACAATGATTTCCTTTCGCGTAAGGCCTTGGCACTAGGATCTCACGGGGATGATATAAGCGTTGAGATTTTACAACTGGAAAATTTTCAGGATACGGATATTCCGGGAAGGGACGCGTGGGGGGCAGGGCCAGCCTACATCAGTTCTGCGTTGGATACAGCCCTGGTATTGAATACCGTAAATGCCCTTGGAAGCGGTGCAGATATCAGTGCTGCAGTCAGCTATCTGAAAGATAGTCAACTGACCGGTACCGAACCGGGATGGCCTGTTGGGTTAGAAACAACAAGTGATCCGTTCAGCACTGCCATGGTTATCAAGACCCTTGCATCCTTTCAGGACCAGGACCCAAGCCTGGAGACCTATATTACCAACGGTCTTACAACACTCAGCAGTAAGGTTAACACCGAATCTCCCGTTTATCTGCAGGCGCTTGCAGCCCATGCAGCCTTATCATGCGGTGATTATACCACGGCCCAATCATGGATTGACAGTCTGGAAGCTACCCAGGATGCTGATGGCAGCTGGTCTGCCGGGGAGTATGAAACCGCGCTTGCTTTGAGGGCATTGGCCGCAGCAGACGGCATTGACAGCCAGGAACGGCAGACAACCGTGGTGATACCGGACCAAGCTTTGAGAACTGCAATAAATGCTTCCCTAAACCGGAATGCCATAGACGGGATTGATCGTGCCGAGCTATCCAGACTGACAAATTTAGACGCCGCCGGTATGGGCATCAGTGATTTAACAGGACTGGAATGGGCGGTAAATCTTATAAGTGCGGACTTACGTAATAACGATATTACTTCCATCAGCCCCCTGGATGGGCTGGCTCAACTCACTGACCTGCAACTGGACGACAATCCGATCTATGTCGCATCCAACCCTGTGCCTGCAGCTTCACATGTTACCCTTATGATAACTGCCCTGTTACTTATCTGCTTGGCACTATTAACCCACCGCAAAAACCTGGGAATGAACAAGGAGATGAGAAACGTGAAGAATCTTACTCAAATCGTCTGCAACGTACTGTTATTGATTTTTATTCCGTTATTTATGGTGAATGCCGCCAGTGCAAACCCGGAAAGCGCAATACAATCACAGAAGCAAGGATTGACTCCCGGAATAACACAACAAGTGCAGTTTATCTCAAAAGGTATTTTAACCTCCAGGTTAAAAGAACATAAATTGCGCGAACAAGAACTCGATACTCCCAAGGAGATCATCTCAAAGCTTGATGGATCTCTTCTTCTCCTGGAGAAGAACCTCTCCGTTTCCACATTGCAAAGGACGGCAATCCCCCCACCCAAGGAAAATGCCGGTAAAACAACCCATAAAGCATCTCCGGATCTTTCTTCAGATTCTGAAGAAAGCATGACAAAAGAATCTTTGAATGCCATCTGTGCATGTCAGCAGGATATGTCCGACCACCTGGCTGAACTGGAGCAGCAAATTGGTATTACCGGGGAACTGAAAGCATTAAGTGTCAAGGGCAAGGATAAAGACAGACCACTTAAGCTTCACAGCAAATCCTTGTATGGGGTTTTAAGCAAAATCGAAAATGAGTTGGAAAAAATGAAAACCGAAGGGGCCACCCATGAGAAAATCAAGGCGTTGAGAGAAAAATTAACGCCTTATTATTTTAATATCCATACTGCTAAACAACCACCCGATTTCCAGACAATCACTCGACACCGCTAA
- a CDS encoding Tn3 family transposase, with the protein MEPKGEQIHSLARDLKYGKRGRISTADLREQKNSCSCMTLILACIIYWQAKEINRVVMECDPEGAGIDISLIQHISPITWDNVILYGEYLLDRNLIKI; encoded by the coding sequence ATGGAACCCAAAGGTGAGCAGATCCACTCTCTGGCACGGGATCTTAAATATGGAAAACGTGGCCGAATAAGCACCGCCGACTTAAGGGAACAAAAAAATTCATGCAGTTGCATGACCCTCATTCTTGCTTGCATTATTTACTGGCAAGCCAAAGAAATAAATCGTGTGGTGATGGAATGTGATCCGGAAGGGGCCGGTATAGACATTTCTCTGATTCAGCACATCAGCCCAATTACCTGGGATAATGTCATTCTCTACGGGGAATATTTACTTGATCGAAATTTGATTAAAATTTAG
- the gabT gene encoding 4-aminobutyrate--2-oxoglutarate transaminase, giving the protein MTATKSEYFQNLRQEHVAQGPSNITPAIIQSASGAVMVDVDGREFIDFAGGIGVNNVGHAHPKVVRAVKDQADRFLHTCFHVGMYDSYIELAARLNALVPGGFAKKTMFANSGAEAVENAVKVARYATKRPAVIAFDNAFHGRTLMTMSLTSKANPYKKGFGPFAPEVYRIPYAYCYRCPCGLSYPDCGIACADCLEQAFVTLVDPESVAAVIAEPIQGEGGFVTPPPEYFPKLSDICKKYGIALIIDEVQTGAGRTGKFLAIEHWGIEPDIVTQAKSLAGGMPLSAVTGRQELMDAPHPGGLGGTYSGNPLSCQAALAVLEILFEDNLLQRSRELGDILMNRFKTLQETHEIIGDVRGKGAMLALELVKDRQTKEPATQAAKDLVKACYDKGLVLLSCGNAGNVIRTLMPFVITDEQLDKGFAILEESLSEIES; this is encoded by the coding sequence ATGACTGCCACAAAATCAGAATACTTTCAGAATTTAAGACAAGAACACGTAGCCCAGGGCCCGAGCAATATCACCCCGGCCATTATTCAAAGCGCTTCAGGTGCTGTCATGGTTGATGTGGACGGCAGAGAATTTATTGATTTTGCCGGCGGTATTGGGGTCAATAATGTGGGACATGCCCATCCCAAGGTGGTTAGGGCCGTTAAAGACCAGGCCGACCGGTTTTTGCATACCTGTTTTCATGTGGGAATGTATGATTCTTATATCGAACTTGCGGCCAGGCTCAATGCGCTTGTTCCGGGTGGTTTTGCCAAGAAAACCATGTTTGCCAACAGTGGGGCTGAAGCGGTTGAAAATGCGGTCAAAGTGGCTAGATATGCGACCAAAAGACCTGCCGTGATCGCCTTTGACAACGCATTCCACGGCCGGACCCTGATGACCATGTCATTGACCAGCAAGGCCAACCCCTACAAAAAAGGCTTTGGGCCCTTTGCCCCGGAAGTGTACCGGATTCCCTATGCCTATTGCTACCGGTGTCCTTGCGGTCTGTCATATCCGGATTGCGGTATTGCCTGTGCCGATTGTCTTGAACAGGCATTTGTAACCCTTGTGGACCCCGAATCCGTGGCCGCCGTTATTGCCGAGCCCATCCAGGGTGAAGGTGGATTTGTTACCCCGCCTCCGGAATATTTCCCTAAATTATCCGATATTTGTAAAAAATACGGCATTGCGCTTATTATTGATGAGGTTCAGACCGGGGCTGGCCGGACCGGTAAATTCCTGGCCATTGAGCATTGGGGAATCGAACCGGACATCGTAACCCAGGCCAAGAGTTTGGCGGGCGGGATGCCCCTATCTGCCGTAACCGGGCGGCAGGAATTGATGGATGCCCCCCATCCGGGTGGCCTTGGCGGCACTTACAGCGGCAATCCGTTGTCCTGCCAGGCAGCCCTGGCCGTCCTGGAAATTCTTTTTGAGGACAATCTTCTCCAGCGTTCAAGGGAGTTGGGCGATATCTTGATGAACCGGTTCAAAACCCTGCAGGAGACCCACGAGATCATCGGAGATGTCCGGGGCAAGGGGGCCATGCTGGCACTGGAACTGGTAAAGGACCGCCAAACAAAAGAACCTGCTACCCAGGCGGCCAAGGATCTGGTAAAAGCCTGTTACGATAAAGGGTTGGTTCTGCTCTCCTGCGGAAATGCCGGCAATGTTATCCGGACCCTGATGCCCTTTGTGATCACAGATGAACAGCTTGACAAGGGTTTTGCCATACTCGAAGAGAGCTTGTCCGAAATAGAGAGCTAA
- a CDS encoding helix-turn-helix domain-containing protein yields the protein MLHTTRTQSEAAEKLKLNQSTIARKMQKYGIRL from the coding sequence GTGTTGCATACAACCCGGACCCAGTCCGAAGCGGCTGAAAAACTGAAACTTAACCAATCCACCATCGCCCGGAAGATGCAAAAATACGGCATCCGGCTTTAG